CTCATAGGATAACCGAGATGGTACGCACGTAAGTGGATGATTTCTGATCGTTAATAAGACATGTCGTTTAAGAGTCACTTGCTTAAACAGTCATTAATAAGACCTTCTATATGTTGTGAGTCAAAGAGGCCAACATCCCCCAAACAATTTGAATTAGTTGCTTTTTGACATGACCAACATCCTCCTATGTACATACAATGCACTTTCCATTTTTTGCCTTGTATTTGAAAGAAGAACAATTTTTCTCTATTTACTTTTCTATTTTAGGGATGTCATGGGCATTGGGTTGGAAATTGCCTAATTGCTGGCTGTCCAATCAAATCAGTTTCTGTGCAGCCCAGAATCAAATCCACAAGGTAGATAGCCTAGGAGCCATTTTAAGCAATCGGCCTATGAAGCAAGTTTTGCTTAATTAAACATATTGTTAAGGCAAATATATGAACCCAATGAAGTGATCGGCAGTCCAAGAGATGCCCTCTTAAGAAAACtaacacaaaaacaagaagcCAATAAGTACTCCGTATCACAGATTGTGAAAATATCAAGAGCTAAAACCAAggcatgcatatatatatatatatatatatatatatatatataggcatGAAGCTTTTAAATTACAGAGAGGTCATTTACATTCACTCATTCTGATGATATTTCAGAAGCCCTGTCTCTCctatgaagagagagagagagatagagagagagagagagagagagagagagagagagagagagagagatgggacATAAGATGTGTGCTAACCCACAACGTTAATATCTTGGAAGTCTCTCACTCATTCAACCTCGATATTGAGGTCAAAGTAAATTAGAGATTTACACCTTGAACATGATGAGCCTGGCTTGTAGCTTCAGTCTCAAAAGAGAGACTCAAAGATATGTATAAAGATACATACTTCAAGTCTCCActttaaaattgaaagaatcGTTAACTTTTTATGTCAGAGATGAATGTAtacatttttatgtttatttctcTTATCACGTGTTACTTTATAAATACATTagttatatatgcatatacgCAGATTTAACCCACATCCCAACTAATTAATTCCTAACTTTTCCTATCTCCTCTAATCTCAACcttcatattaaaaatttcaTCACTTAAAACTAACTCattttgaaactttgaaaaaaagtATATTAGTATCCAAACTCTTTATAAATTTTGAGCTCATCTCACTAACTCAAGTGGCCTTGATCAACTTCAACTGATGAGCTTAGCAACAAGCACGCTTGTGTTTGTGCTGTCATGGTCTCAACAGTGTAAAATTTAACCTTATAGCTAGCTTTAGCTAAAGCCTAAAGCTATGTCTGTCTACAAGGGCTACTAGCTATCTATACATAAAGCTTTACAAGACACTACTTAGCAGTTAACACAGTTAGCAGTTTATCAGCAACGACATTCTTGGTTACCCTACAAACTAACTTTTCATCTCACTTTCCCGATATAGAAAccctctcttcttcctcatttcactttcattatataaacaaaccaaCCCTCTTCCCCCATTTGttcagaaattaaaaaagatcCAAGGACCTagaaattttcaaagaaagaaaaaaatagaggaAATTGAGAGAGGAAACATGGGTCGTGGGAAGATTGAGATCAAGCTGATCGAAAACCACACAAACAGGCAGGTGACCTACTCCAAGAGAAGAAATGGGATTTTCAAGAAGGCTCAGGAGCTCACCGTCCTCTGTGATGCCAGGGTCTCTCTCATCATGCTCTCCAACACTGGTAAAATGCACGAGTATATTAGCCCTACCACCTCGTacgtcctctctctctctctcatcaaaccctatttttattttgttctttaattaattttctccttccttttgttccacttcgatttgtttaatttgtttaatttttttatatgtaacAGGACCAAGAGGATGTATGATGATTACCAAAAAACTTTGGGGGTCGATCTGTGGAGCTCACACTACCAGGTTAACCAAGCACATATCctcttaattattttatcttctcttttttatcttttttcttttttatatatagataaaaataataaataattgttagttttttttctggttAATTTGTTTGCTTCTTGGTGGATGCAGGCAATGAAAGACACCTTGTGGAAACTGAAAGAGATCAACAATAAGCTGAGGAGAGAGATCAGGTAATTGGGAAACTgcaaaagaagaaatcaatttaTTGTTGAGTGGATGAATATTTCTGATTAGggtaattaatattattatatatttgtgaAATTAACAGGCAGAGGTTGGGTCATGATCTCAACGGCCTGACCTATGATCAGCTGCGTTCTCTGGAGGATAAGATGGCTTCTTCCTTGGAGGCCATACGTGAAAGGAAGGTCAGATTTTTGTTTCTAACTTTTCGTTTTTGCTATTAGAAGTTAATCACAAAGTTCAATTGGTGTTGCTTGGACATGGATCTGCAAAAATCTTAACTTAGGGTTTCAGAAATTCCAgtcttttgtgtgtgtttatcctgaaaattttaaatcccCATTAACATGGATCTGCAAAAATCTTAACTTAGGGTTTCAGAAATTCCAgtcttttgtgtgtgtttatcctgaaaattttaaatccccattaataaaacaattttgtaGAATTTCAGAGAAGATAGGGTAACAAAAGGAAGCCTTAATAATCTCTGTCAATCAGCTGTTATGGAAGTTTGTGTGTGAGGTTAATCTTTTTGCTGGATTCTTTACAGTACCACGTGCTCAAAACTCAGACGGAGACCTGCAAGAAGAAGGTAATTAAGAATTTTTACTGGATAGTtttctatatatgtatatatatttggtaGTGTTGTTAATTAATCCCACTGCTGCAGGTGAAGAACTTGCaggaaagaagaggaaatatGCTACATGGTTATGTAAGCAAGCATTTATATATGCACcctgaaaaattaattatgtttcTAATAATTAAGTTTTATATGTGGAGCccttttgattgattgagtaATTTTGTTTGGAAATTTGGAGTTTGATCAGGAAGTAGCCTCTGAGGATCCACAATATGGGTACGTGGACAATGAGGGAGAATATGAATCTGCGGTTGCATTGGCAAATGGGGCGTCCAACTTGTTCACTATCCACCTCCACCAAGACATCCGTGACCACGCTAACCTCCACCACCACGGAGGAAGTTCGCTTGGCTCCTCCATTACTCATCTGCAAGATCTGCGCCTCGCTTGATCGATCCATGGATGATTAATTGCCACTAAGTAATTAGGCAATGACTTAGACTTGGTAATCTTTCTAAAAATagaagcatatatatatgttttatgaAACATTAAGAGAATGGCCCCAAAGAACTGAAATGAATTTGAGTGCCCTTCTTGCTtgtgggtttttttgtttgtataaTGTTTGTATTCCATAATGTATCTTGACTGACACTGCTATTGATAGTGTTTTGAGTGTGATCTTGATCATGGTATTGGCTCCAAACTCTAGCAACCTTTCCATTTAAGATATAGAGGGATTGGTTTATCAATTATGACCTAATTGATACACAAtaatactttttgtttttcttcaaattctaGTATATTATGTTAATTTGTCAAATCAACTAGCTTCTTGACCATTGCGTGAGTTTTAGTGTAACGCGTGTCATAATGTTAAATTGTGCAAAAATGCTGGTTTTGGATGACATTTCACTCTGTTTGTATGATTTTATGGCTATATTtgcctttttcctttttaaaactGGAATATTTGAGATGCTTACTCCAAAAAGTATGAGTAAACTTTGTActcaaaaactaaaacaataacgctacgggcaccaacttgtttaccaacttttgaataccaacacatgtggcacatgacatggcaacctatgtcatctgccacctcatttattttaattacataatttgttatataaataaaagaatttcacaccgaaaaaagaaaaaagaaaaaagaatttcttttatttatataataaattatgtaattaaaataaatgaggtggcagatgacataggttgccatgtcatgtgccacatgtgttggtatccaaaagttggtaaataagttggtgcccgtagcgttactcaaactaaaaatacaactgaTCTTTCAATAGAGAAAGACGTTAATGGGCTCATTTTCTCGGGCATGGGCTTGGGCTTCTCTTTGCGTATTGCCACTCTGAAAACGGCGTCGCTTATTTAAACTGAAGTACAATtttagaaagaagaaaattaatgtGGTGAAACCATATTTGTTTCTCGGACGAAACCGATAAGAAAAGTCAACCAATGAAATTACAGAGTGTCGCTAACAGGTAGCAAATTAACGCTGAAAAAATTGTGCAATCAAATCACAGCGAAATCAATATTCTATCCCAAAagaattaatattaaaataggaaaagaaaaaaactgagCGAAAGCAATGCGAATAATAATCAAAACGGAGATTTAACTCAGCAACGAGTTCGTGAACCGTTACGCGCGTGTTCGTAAAGTCGGACAACTCAGCCGGTGCTTTTCACCTTTGCCACTTTTCACTCGCCAGAACTCGGTCGACTCAGTGACTCAGACGCTGCGACTCTCTCTCCACCACTCTCAGAAATTAACAGCTCTCGAGGCCTCAAAATCCACGGAGATctctcaaattttgaaaacgaAGAGCTTAGAATTCAATTTCaagttcaattttcaaaacGATTTCAGAGGGACCAAAGCCACATGGAAGCAG
Above is a genomic segment from Prunus dulcis chromosome 7, ALMONDv2, whole genome shotgun sequence containing:
- the LOC117634664 gene encoding agamous-like MADS-box protein TM6 isoform X2, whose translation is MGRGKIEIKLIENHTNRQVTYSKRRNGIFKKAQELTVLCDARVSLIMLSNTGKMHEYISPTTSTKRMYDDYQKTLGVDLWSSHYQAMKDTLWKLKEINNKLRREIRQRLGHDLNGLTYDQLRSLEDKMASSLEAIRERKYHVLKTQTETCKKKVKNLQERRGNMLHGYEVASEDPQYGYVDNEGEYESAVALANGASNLFTIHLHQDIRDHANLHHHGGSSLGSSITHLQDLRLA
- the LOC117634664 gene encoding agamous-like MADS-box protein TM6 isoform X1, which translates into the protein MGRGKIEIKLIENHTNRQVTYSKRRNGIFKKAQELTVLCDARVSLIMLSNTGKMHEYISPTTSTKRMYDDYQKTLGVDLWSSHYQAMKDTLWKLKEINNKLRREIRQRLGHDLNGLTYDQLRSLEDKMASSLEAIRERKYHVLKTQTETCKKKVKNLQERRGNMLHGYFDQEVASEDPQYGYVDNEGEYESAVALANGASNLFTIHLHQDIRDHANLHHHGGSSLGSSITHLQDLRLA